The stretch of DNA TGTTAAGGTCATAAAAGATAAGGAATAACAGAGGAACTCTTTGCAGACTGAAGACATGACAATTCTAGACACCTATGATCCTGGACCTAGATGAGGTTAGTGGAGATGGTCacattaattaatattatattaacttCCTGATGTATAGGGTTGTTCGGTGGTTAAAAAGATGAATATCCTTGAACTTAGgtaatatacatttaagtatCAAGAGGTAATGGGACactgtgtgtgcacacatttgCAAATGGTTCAGAAATGTTAACATTGGGGTATCTCGGTAAAGGGTACTATTTCTGCAACCTTtatgtaaatttgaaattaaaaacaataaatttttaaaaatgttgtctaTACccaaaatagaagagaaataaattctgGAAGGATAACACAATGAAGTTAATGGTGAATCAAGACAGGTTCTGGCTCCGCCCATGCCAGAATTTCACCATGGTTCCATTACTTAAATTTAAGGACTATATTACTCCATGTACTCACCATAACATCAGTTATcctaacatttaaattaaaagaaaaatacatccaAAACCAGAAGAGGTCCTACTTGACAATCTACACTAATGGAGGAACACAGGTAATAATACTTTTcgaaaaatctgtattttaacattgGAATGTGTTTGTATTTACATTTGAAGTACGGGCATGTCTACACTGGTAACTTTTTGTGAAAAAAAGTCACTGCCCTAATTCTGGAACATAATACTAATTTTCAAATATAGTACAAATGGCAGATCCTGCAGAAAAACATTTAGTAGGCTGATAAAGACTAAGCTATGAAATTTAAATCCTATGTCATACCATGATTTCTTTTTGATGGCTAATAtgctaaatttattatttctaaaactaaaattagcAATTAAAATAGTATGTAAGACATGACTGGCACTTTACCTTTGTTCTTACAAAGAATGATTTGTCTTCTGTTTCGACAAGGTAGAACAGGAAGGTACTTTTACAAGCCTCTTTCACAACACTTCTTAGTTTGATGTGCAAATTGCTGCACAAGTCTATGATTATGTCTTCAAAGGAGATTGACCGTCCTGGGAAAGGCAGATACATCACTTGAGCAGTGGCTTCTCCAGAAGCATCATTTAGCTCTTTGTCTTGGAAAACGACTTGGTTGCTATTCTTCATCACCTTGTTGAATTCGGCATACTCATTGAGAATAAGTGAGATATCATTCCGAGATTCCTTCAAAGTACTGTTGTATTTCAGTTTGTTAAGGTGGAATGAAACAGTCTGACTTCTTTGAGAATGTGTAAGATCTCTATTATGACTACATCTCTCTCTCCAAGAGGAAGAGTTGTCCAGATTGCTGGCTGTGTAGCCTCTCCTGGGCTGCCCCTGTGGTCTGGGATCTGACTCCACAACTGTTACCAGAAGGGGGCTTCTGCTCCTAGGTGCAGGATGCAGAATTGAGGCCTCAGATATTTTTGTCAAAGGGAAAGCACCAATGGAGATCTGGGTCGGTAACTCCTTTGGAAAGACATTGGTGGAGGAGGCAGAATGCTGAGAATCCCCATTCTTTATGGTCTGTTTTAGCTTATGTGCAAAACGCAGATACTCCAGGTCCAAAGTGTTCTGGGTGAGGTCGTCTGCCACCTGCCAAGTGCTTGTCCAGGAGCTGGGCAGGTCACAGTTTGCAGTGAAACTCGGGTGCCTCCTCAGGCTGTGTGAAGTTCTCATGGTGTCTTTGAGCTCTTTTGTTACAGAGAAGTTGGCGTAAGTCCTGAGGATCCCGTGGAGATCTCGGATTTGGACGTAAGGCGGCACacacttctcttctttctttaccCTAGTGGTCCAGTGCCCGGGAGGGAGGCTCATCTCCATGCCTGGAACCTGGCTAGAGCAGCCCCAGTCCCCTTGGTGGTTGTGGAAGTTCAACGATGACTCACAGCCATCTGTGGGAACATCTTCTTTTTTCCTGGTGTAACTACCTCTTAGAGTACAAGAATCCTCCAAATCGCATTTGGCATTTCTACAATCACCAAGCAGGTCTAGATCAGAATCTCCAGAAAGCAGTTCATAGTGCATGTCGGAATTCCCACTGACCTCTGCATCTCTGCCTAGGGTTTCAGAACCAGCCTGAGCCCTGAGCCCCTCCCCACCGTTCTCAATTTCTATGTGCTCTGTGGATATTCCACAAACAGAAGTATCAAAGGATTCTGAAACAAAGGAGGCCAAAGGCTCTTTACTGAGATTTTCCCTGGTGTCTGCTGTATTTTGGTAGGGACTAGCACAAAGGGAGGAAACCCCAACATTCAACAGCTCCTTTGTTTCACATGTTGACACATCTTGCAGCGTGTGGATGGCTTTGCATTCGCCTTTTAGAGAAGATTTGGTGTTGGACTGAGGGCCAGCAGGGCCTAGACCTGTGATTTCTTTATGTAACTCAGCTTCAGTTTCACCATTCTTAAGCAAACTGGCCATCCTGACTGCTGGTATTTCCTGTGCTTGAAATGCCGGCTCCGCATTTATTGGTCTTACATAATGGGTTAATGTGGCACTGTCTGAGGAAGAACAAAGTGTGGGGACCACTGAGCACATGCATCCCTGTGTAGAATAAGCTCCATCAACTGAGGCAGTTGTCAAGGACTTCACCTGCAGATAAACGCCTTCATCTGTTTTCAAATCACTGGTAAGGAGATTGTTCTGACTGCTTTTAGGGCTAGTCTGCTGTTTTACTATACCACTTGGTACGGCTGTGGAAACCAATGTGTCAGACAAAGACATATTTTCAGTAACATTTCTGGGACTAAATGGAGGTGCACTGGACTCCAAGACAAGATGTTTTAAGTCcaaatttctgttttctactcTAATTGGCTGCAATGGATTTCCTGATTTTACCAGTTTTTCAGAAGGACTGAAGTCACCTGTGTATTCGGCAGCTGAGGCAGGCTGGTTTAACTCCCTACCATAGCACTGCACCTTTCCTGAGAAAGATAAACCCTCGTCATGCTCACTTGAGACAATGTCCTCAGTTACTTTACCAGGAAGGGTTGGTCTACCTGTTCTTCCTGGATGATCAGTTAATATTAGAGGCATTTCAGCAGAGACCTGCATTTGTTGTACCTGGGTAAAGTTATCTTGCCCCACTGGATGGGTAGGACcaacaaaaaaattttctttttctgttatgcCTAAGTCTTCTGACACACGCTGGGAGATTCGGTTGCTCTTCTCACACTGTGTACcatgaagttttaaaatgcatggaGTCACAGCCTGATACGGTCGTGTCTCTTTAACTGGTACTGGAGGTTCAGGACTAGAAGCTGGTGATACTTCCTCAATTACAGAATCAAAGGGAAAATCAGAGGTCACATTAATTTCCTCTGCAATCTCAAGTGTGCAATTTTCTTTAGAAAGTATTACAGTAACTGGTTGTAAATTATCCCCCTTTCTCTCCTTATTTTCTACTGGTTCTTCTGACACTGTGGGATATACTGACGCACTGTCAGCAGAATTCACTTCTCTGCTTTCTGTGACAGCCACCTCTTCTGGTTCACCTATTTCCTCAGCTACATCTTGAAGTTCTAAATTTGAAAATGGGGCCTCTTCAAATTGCTCTATTTCACCAGCTGGCATTTCTTCTCTGGGACTTGTAGGTGGTGATATTGTTAGAGCTAAGTCAATGTCAGAATCTTCCTCTGATAACTCTAGGCTGACCTCTCTACTCACAGCCAGCCTTCTTTGTTTGATAAATACTGAATCAAActcttcaaaattcatattttcagtGTTGGGACCATTCTTGTCATTCTTCCTCAGTTCTAAAGAGTCACCTGATGTGTGGCATCCTGATGAAATGCAGTTCAGTGAACACTGCTTTCCCAAGGCAGTAGAGGCTGCTGATGAGTCCACTTCAACCTGTGTCGGTTCTACAAGCCCTTCTGAAGACAGGCTGAGGAGACTCTGCGTCTGCGAAAGGAAATTCTGAGTGCACCTCACTTCTTCACTCGGTAATAGATAACTAGAACTTTTAACTAATGATAATGCCTCCATTACCATTGCTTTATCAGACGGTAATGAGACTGGAAGAGGCATCTCTTTCTGTAATGAACACATTTCTTTATCAAGTGTCTCTCTACCTACTGAGGAGGCACAAAGGTACTTAGAGCCTTTCTGTCCTGCAACTACTAGAGAGGAAATGTCCCTCAGGCCTTGTGTTTGTGCCTTTTCCGAGGTGGATACAGGATGTCTAAGGCTTGCAGCAGGTGATACTTGCTTAATCAACTCCTTATTAAAGGTTGTAGGTTCATCAGCTGTATTTACAGCTTCTGTCTGTAATGGTACATGtgcatttttttcaaagatgagaGTAACTGGTTCTGGATTAATCATTGCACACTCCATATTATCATCCTTTCTTTCCAAGGAAGGGTGACATTCATTGTTTATGGGGCTGCCATGTTGGATAAGGTCCTGTAAAGTACCTGTTTTTGTTTGCATTGCTGCATCAGGAACATCCGCTTTGTTTTCAAGGGTGCTACACACAGAGCTCTGACATATCACTGGCTGACTACCAGTCCCATCATAAGTCCTGGTGAATGTGGTTTGAGTAACAGTGCCACTGTAAGAAGCCACTCTTGTGCTATCCAGTGGCTGAacaatttcttcttcattaggAACAGAGGGTCCATTAGTTCGTGTACTTCCAATACCAGAAAGCGCAAGATTAGAAGTCTTCAGTTTATCGAATGATTCTTGTTTAGCTTCTTCCCCAATTACCTGAAATGGccaaagtaaaaaaacaaaaaaaatcagtcacataaaatgttttttatacaATTATATGTACATGtgaagaacagaaaagataaaaattaattttagtttgtgaatgttcttttgaattttctagctGAAAATATCGCAGGGTACAAATCAAGCAAATCCCTCTTTTAAAGGCAGGCTTAAAATACCCCCAAtgggatttgttttctttaaaaccaTACACAGAGGAGACCTCCAAAACTTTCTGAACTTtgaagcttttttctctttttaaatgagctttttggaagaaaaatagcTAGACTACTGACAATTTAAGACTTTAAATGCAGCCTGTTTGCTACTTAGCACCACTTAATCCAGAAGTGTAGCACtagagaaaaagcattcaattttgtttttaataaattagattatttttatttttttttaagacagggtcttgctttatcacccaggctggagtacagtggagtgatctcggctcactgcaacctctgcctcccgagttcaagtgactctctgcctcagcctcccgagtagctgggattacaggtgcatgccattatacccagctaatttttgtattttcagtagagatgaggtttagccatgttggccaggctggactcaaactcctgacctcaagtgatccacccacctcagtctcccaaagtgctgggttacaggtgtgagccaccgtgcccagcctaaaagataatttttaaaaagcaaagaataacatttttaacatCCGTTTTCAATTAGACCATAAGTACACTATCATCTGAAACTTTCCCATGAGGCAACAGAGTAAATTAATTACTATCCCCTGTACTCAGAATACATTGATTCTAGTAAATAAAGGCCCCTCATCCCTTAGCTATCTTTTTTTGCATAAAACTGGGGATACTTTCTTTCTCATCTTAATACCTCCTATTGTACAGGGCAATTGAAAACTTATCAATGTGGTTTGCATTCATAAACTGAACTAAAAGGAACTGATTCAAACAGTAGCAAGCAGGATTTAGGTTAAACATGAGCAGAGCTATCATCTCAGGACAGTTCTGATAACCTCATAAACAggttggtgtttgttttttgttttatttaaagccTCAAGCATGGTCTTGTCCAGCATATGATAAAATGAACTGATGATACAACTGATCATACCTCTGCAATGCTGGAAACACCATGCTTATAAACTGCCTGCCATGTCTTGAAGCGTACATGTTGGAAATCAGGAACTGTGTTCAAAATCTCTTGTTAAAAACATTTCTGTCTTAGGTAGGGCGTGGCctctcacacctgcaatctcagaaCTTTGGCAGGCTGTGGCAGGCGGGTCGCTttaggccagaagttcaagaccagtctggccaacatggtgaagcctagtctctattaaaaatataaaaattacccaggtgtggtgtcatgcgcctataatcccagctacttgggaggctgaggcagagagtcacttgaacccgggaggcagaggctacagtctcaaaaaaaaccaaaccaaaccaacaaaCCCATCTCtggccggggcagtggctcatgagattctgtctcaaacaaaacaaaataaaacaaaacaaacaaaaaaacaatttctggccggggcagtggctcacgcctgtaatcccagcactttgggaggccgaggcaggtggattgcctgaggtcaggagttccagaccagcctggccaacatgagaaaaccccgtctctactaaaaatacaaaaattagctgggcgcggtggtgcatacctgtagtcccagctacttgggaggctgaggcaggagaatcacatgagcccggaaggcagagactgcagtgagccgagatcacaccactgcattccagcctgggcgacagagacaccgtctcaaaacaaaacaaaatctcagtcctgtaatctcagcactttgggaggccgaggtgggcagatcacctgaggtcaggagttcgagaccagcctggccaacatggtgaaaccccgtctctactaaaaatacaaaaattagccaggtgtggtggcaggcgcctgaaatcccagctacttgggaggctgaggcaggagaatcagctgaacccaggaggcagaggttgcagtgagccaagatagtgccactgcgcttcagcctgggggacGAGTCAAGACTtcttcccaaaacaaaacaaaaaaacagagtcaGAGTCAGCAGCGTGGGGCTGAGACACCAGAGTTTTAAGAGAACAAAGTATTACAAAAGTCTTGATAGTCAGTGTCCTTCTGAGAACTTTAATGGCCCTCCCAATCATGTGGCTGGTAACGTTTAGCCTCAGTCCTAAATCTCACCATGACTGTACtcttagtgaaatgcaaatcgtGACAAtcttgatatatttatatttcgaTATATTTTTACTGCAGGTAAAGTATAATGCTTCTAAAATAAAGTCTGATAATTCAGAAAGAGTACTCAACTAAACACATGACTAGCAGCAACATGCTCTTGGTTTCTAGTGGCTATCATGCCAGAATCCCCTTCACATTCCGGTGTGCCAACTGGTGGAGGGAGTGTGATAGCATACCTGTGTGCCTTTCAAGTACAGGCACAGCATTCAACGAGatgacaaaaaaccaaaacctatGTAAGTACATACTAAGGAGATTGTTAGGAATCATTGATTTGAACAGTCAGGCTTGCCAAAGTCATTGCTAAAATTAGTACTGATGATAGTTAATTATATATTACCACAACAAATGGTATTTTATAAGAAACTAGCATGTATATACGTTTTAATCTAAACCTCCCTGattaaactatattttcttattctaagGTGGTGATTCTTAACTGGATTTTACATAATTCTTTGAGAACAGGATGGAACTGCTGAATcccatctttagaaaaaaaaaaagcacatacatAGTTAACGTTTAGGTTTTCTAGACTGGAATCTTGGCTTGACAATTTtctatgtgaccttaggcaatttctttacttctctgtgctttagttttgTCATCTGTGTAATGGGGAGATTAATAGTCTTTAACTTATTTGAGAATGAACTGAGTTCATGTGAGTGAAGGGCTTAGAACACTCACTATCCGGCACACAGTGACTCAGAAATCTTTAATTCTCATGATGATGACAATCACTTGAAGATATTCACCAGTTTTGTGAGGCTCACCCAAGGACCTCCAAGTCCCCAGTGACCCCGGGTACAGGAACACTGTCTACTCTTTGTTAAGACAGGAATCATAGATGCTGCCCAAACCCAAGCAATATTATTCTAGAATAAATTTGGGTTGAAAGCTTTAAAAGGTAGGTAATCTTATCAATTCATTTGCTTAGAATTTTGTTAACAACTTTGAGATTTGCTCCAGGTAAAATCTGGATTATCTGGCCTGGTTGAATGTCAGTTGAGAACAATGGAACAAAACGAagtatattttccatatttacaAATAGTTATTTGCAATGGGTCTTCTCTCACAGGTCTGGCATTTTACTATTCCAGCATCTGTcttcaaacataattttaatacaaGTAATTTTAGTTTACTTTAAGGTTTATCAAAGTatgtctaatatttattattgctaTATTTGATCCTTAAACAATATTCTACATAAGACATGACAGGCATTAGtcacctcttttaaaaattaaggaaataagcaATTTGCCTCAAATTATGGTGGGCTCCCAGGTCATGTGGACCCTATGACACttttctactctgtttttttttcaatcaggATGGCAGGTAAGCTCTACCTGCAGACAATTCGAGGACACTTCATGAAAACTAAGTTTTTGGTGTAATAGTTCTTTACATACCTTGAGAATTCACtgtcctaaaatttaaaaattccttgttTTGAATGTGATTTTacatataaactttttttcttccaaaataatgCCAACATTTAACAGTATTCAGCCTAACGTACCTCATTATTATAAGAACAGACGAAATCCTGGTTTTCTAGGGTGTCTGGATGACGCTTTCTTGCAAaagtttttttctgttcattctgTACACAGAGTTCCAAGCCTTGGGTAAGTGGTGTTTTAATGAAAGGAAGCAAGCAGTTAGGATCACGGAAGGACACTTCAGCAGCATGAGCCCTGGAAATTTCGTTAGTCTCCAAGAGAGGGTCTGCAGAACATCTTTCCAAACCAAGGCACTCCTCAATTTCACTGAGCTCACAAGATTCTAACGTGCTATTTATAGACACATATTTTGCTGGGTTGCTGTGTTCTACAACTTTTCGGGAAGATCGTATGACTTTGTTCTGATTGCTGTAAAACAGAGCTACCCACATATGAAGTAAAAGCTTCACTTCTTCCACATTATCAGGCAAATCAGTATTCCAGGGCCTAAGAGTTTACAGAAAGAACACATGAAAATCATTGAAAATGGTTATTTTAGTTGATTACCTACCTTATCATAAGCAAGTGCCTCCAACACTAACcttagtttttgttatttttaaaatttacagataTGAAACATGAATGAGTAAATATGTAGTTGACTTAACAAATAATTATCAATCTAACCCActcattttacagagacaggAACTGAGAATCAGAACATGTAATTGCCTTCCTTCAAATCACAAAACCTGTATGGCAGAACCATGATCTGAACATGGGTAGCACGTGTCTTTTACGTCATACAAATTCACTCTGGACACAAAATACTTATTGTAGAAACAGTTTCACCAATACCCAAATCCTCATCACCATGTGTTTGCTAAGTCTGgctgattcatttattttccatttttaatagctGAGAAAGTCTGAAGATAAAATCTCTCTCTGGGCAATTCAACAGAACTATACTATTTTCAGATTATAGTTGTGAAAAATATCCTGAAACTGTAAAGGGAGACAGAAAACATTTCTGGCCCTCTGGCAGGCAAAAGGATGGCAGATCGCCAGAGTATGGTAAGTTAGGGGGGCTGCAGAGTTGGGCAACAGCTAAACAGGAAGTTCTAAGGAAATGACCTTTATGAGTATATATGAACATGTGTATGGAAGAAAGCCTGACAGCTGTAGAGTCCATATAGTCAGATGTGAAATAGTTCATTAATAGGGAGCTGAATGTCACTTCATGTAGCTAACGAGTGCTTCTTGCTAACAGTAATGGTTACCATTTATTATTACTACTGGCCAGTCACTGTGCAAAAATCCGAATATATGTAACCTCAGGATGCAGCTACATACTTAAGTGTTGGCGACAGACTGTCATCCACCATTGATGTCACCTGAAaatctgttagaaatgcagaatgtcAGGTCTGTCCCTGAGGAGAATGCATCAGAATCTGCAGTTCAGTGAAATCTCTAGATGAGCAGCACACGTAATTAAGAAGCACTGTCCAGAAGCAAGAcacttgcccaggatcacaggAGGTAAGAAAGGGAAAGAACCTGGGTTCAAACCTACACTCCAAAGATGGTGCTGGTCACCACTCTGTTATTATTGCCTTGATTCCTTCTTGAGGGAGATCTATAGAACAATCTTATGTGAAACTACTTAGTCCTATCAATCTGACCAATTTACCAAGctacaagtgatttttaaaatgtttcctctgGAATTCAGTCtgtaaagcattatttctaaaTCTCACACTATTTTACATTAAGATCTCATGTAAAAATTGAAATTCAAAAGCCACAAGGGCTTACGAAGGAGCACTGCAAATTGGAAAGCTATTCATCAggctaaaattatctttaaaaagttcTCCACATGAGCACAGGGGGAAAACCAGCCTGTTACTCTTTATTGCCAGGAAACATATTTGCTTGATGTTATTATCAAATTTCTGGTTTTACACacacttctttctccttctccagaGTTTGGCACAAGTTTCCCCATCTCACTACATTCATCTCAACAGAAAAATTTCATCCATTTTCACCAAGCTTCACTCATACTCACCCATGTAATGCTCTTACTACAGTTTTTTCCAGTGGGTTGTTGGTATATTTGCTATCTAAGCTGAATGCATATTCTGTTTCACATTTGAAAGTGATCTTAACGGAGTCATCACAGCTAAACACTATACGAGAGCAAGAAGATTTTTTCACACGGGAAGACGCTTGTCGATCCTTGGGCTTCACCATGGGCTCGTCAGGAGGCTTTTGCTGAAGCAAAAGACCAGGCTGATGCCGAAATGGCATGACTTTCCCCACTGGGGTTACTGCTTCAGGGCTTTTTGTCCCATTCTTGGGAAACACAGGGCTTGGTATCTCTCTCTCCTGtagatttttctttgaatgttctCTAAGGAGCAGGGCATAAGAAtgttccacagaaacagaagaGCTTTGACTTGCATCTGAAGATTCTAGCATTTCCTCAGTAAGTGCTGACTGGGCTTTAGCAGGGGCCTGACTACACAGAACCAAGCTTTCTTCATCTTGGCTAACAATTAAGTCTGTCTCAGAATTACTCTTCCTATCAGAAGATGGGTTAGGAAGTAATTCGCCTTTTTGACTTTTAACTCCTCTGTGATATTCATGGTCAGATGTACTTCGCAAAGAATTTTCTTTAGAGAGCAAAACATCATTTTGTGGCAATTCAGAGGAACAGTGAAGATTTCTAGGCTCAGATACCGGTGTGGAAGAAGTAGCAGAGCTTAATGCTAGATCGGCCAACATATTTAGGGCCTGGGAGTCATAGTTGACAATGGAGTTTTCAGGAAGATCATTGTGAGCCACTGTGGTATTTTCTGGTTGAACGCTATTTATGCTAATCCCATCTTCTTGACCATCTCTTGAAATTTCTGATTGAAGCTTTGAAGCAGTTTCTCCTTTGACttcagtataaaagaaaaaaaaaagagagatgtgtTTGCTTGTTATAGAATTAATTCTCTGCCATATTACTATGATGGTTAACTCAACATGTTTGAGAAAAACTTGTTACATATATTGCATATTAAAATTTACTATTAGATTAAGGTCTCTTCCAACCCTCAGGTAAAACTTGTAATACATagcatattaaaattttctattagaTTAAGGTCTCTTTCAACCCTCAGATTATAATGTGTTAAACCAGAGGGACAAGTCTTAAGGAATGTGTacattaatttagaaagaaattacCTTTCAAAAACATATGAACTGATCTACACACAAGACATACAGCTCAGCTCAAAAAAtgtacaaacagaaaaaaacaaaacaaaaaaaagatgacagtCCTGCCCTTGGGGAGCTTACAATCTAATAAGGACAGGAACGTAGAAGTTTCAAGTGTGTATTAGAGTTTGCTAACATACTTTCTCAGGAATCATTTCCCTGAACAAATGATTTATTAGAGAAACTATCTAAGTTCAAATGATTTTAACTATATTGATCTTTAATTACATGAtgtgatagaaataaaaaattagaaaagtcaTAAGAGTATTCAGAATCATCAATTAATTCCATTAccttttaaacttttactttcaTTACCAAAAACATTGCCTTTTACATTATCCAAGAAAGAGCAAATCTACTGACAATGTTCCTTTTTATAGATAATCAAATCTACCCATATGCCCTTAATCAGAATATTTACAT from Papio anubis isolate 15944 chromosome 11, Panubis1.0, whole genome shotgun sequence encodes:
- the TASOR2 gene encoding protein TASOR 2 isoform X4 yields the protein MTLGSARGAGVTLVDFQKALRAPRPTRSARPAPSSPPWRTGLGWREGAGGAAGRAETQPPPPHTMSIYDINREQDCVKNSEGILGENELRPPSQLHSLSEKIETGSLSEKIFETVSLSSDSVFQRAVSLLHTSYLDSSSEHGFQYSQVTLVKNDIFLNEYKTFYRQKKASNYTQEELQDTYGFLLFDTEKEAKLVCQRGLRVGSSAVTTLGDPAKGVYISKYSDYLHPRPWYHGKSGYVVIFNIIKYYFYELSGNTVTERPRQICPYVIVAFRYREPKTMAPPAHKSILERSENVLMSPWKGKLIVQDRMLCDIALWSTYGAMIPTQLPQELDFKYVMKVSSLKKRLPEAAFRKQNYLERKVCFQDLCFNLYEVELSNRQGENIDKLTECIKNKQLAIIKCLEDRGFFILLTSSALLSEPDFGGKQMGLHGLHLFHSPLSTGVKDLKVEDDISMKLIPILPALNCALLETKKSLPEERIHPNTLVKHFQELYKADRSPSLTVAPQDRMKDPTFLGKLPSGFDLIPPAEKCPSESLTQLNSYFSDPSAYILEVSTALDLLAEHPQSPCVSDGICDAGFSLVMTPDPDFPGSEAEVRKETETKKDSEEMLKAKKRVVVPLSPASNLRVQPKRKASMPHVVQSKKVNLCHPFPKRTAPRADNSSDSPTTLKLVKGQFPQKRKRGAEVLTAQFVQKTKLDRKNQEAPISKDVPVPTNAKRARKQEKSPVKTVPKAKPPVKKSPQKQRVNIVKGNENPRIRKQLQPVKGETASKLQSEISRDGQEDGISINSVQPENTTVAHNDLPENSIVNYDSQALNMLADLALSSATSSTPVSEPRNLHCSSELPQNDVLLSKENSLRSTSDHEYHRGVKSQKGELLPNPSSDRKSNSETDLIVSQDEESLVLCSQAPAKAQSALTEEMLESSDASQSSSVSVEHSYALLLREHSKKNLQEREIPSPVFPKNGTKSPEAVTPVGKVMPFRHQPGLLLQQKPPDEPMVKPKDRQASSRVKKSSCSRIVFSCDDSVKITFKCETEYAFSLDSKYTNNPLEKTVVRALHGPWNTDLPDNVEEVKLLLHMWVALFYSNQNKVIRSSRKVVEHSNPAKYVSINSTLESCELSEIEECLGLERCSADPLLETNEISRAHAAEVSFRDPNCLLPFIKTPLTQGLELCVQNEQKKTFARKRHPDTLENQDFVCSYNNEVIGEEAKQESFDKLKTSNLALSGIGSTRTNGPSVPNEEEIVQPLDSTRVASYSGTVTQTTFTRTYDGTGSQPVICQSSVCSTLENKADVPDAAMQTKTGTLQDLIQHGSPINNECHPSLERKDDNMECAMINPEPVTLIFEKNAHVPLQTEAVNTADEPTTFNKELIKQVSPAASLRHPVSTSEKAQTQGLRDISSLVVAGQKGSKYLCASSVGRETLDKEMCSLQKEMPLPVSLPSDKAMVMEALSLVKSSSYLLPSEEVRCTQNFLSQTQSLLSLSSEGLVEPTQVEVDSSAASTALGKQCSLNCISSGCHTSGDSLELRKNDKNGPNTENMNFEEFDSVFIKQRRLAVSREVSLELSEEDSDIDLALTISPPTSPREEMPAGEIEQFEEAPFSNLELQDVAEEIGEPEEVAVTESREVNSADSASVYPTVSEEPVENKERKGDNLQPVTVILSKENCTLEIAEEINVTSDFPFDSVIEEVSPASSPEPPVPVKETRPYQAVTPCILKLHGTQCEKSNRISQRVSEDLGITEKENFFVGPTHPVGQDNFTQVQQMQVSAEMPLILTDHPGRTGRPTLPGKVTEDIVSSEHDEGLSFSGKVQCYGRELNQPASAAEYTGDFSPSEKLVKSGNPLQPIRVENRNLDLKHLVLESSAPPFSPRNVTENMSLSDTLVSTAVPSGIVKQQTSPKSSQNNLLTSDLKTDEGVYLQVKSLTTASVDGAYSTQGCMCSVVPTLCSSSDSATLTHYVRPINAEPAFQAQEIPAVRMASLLKNGETEAELHKEITGLGPAGPQSNTKSSLKGECKAIHTLQDVSTCETKELLNVGVSSLCASPYQNTADTRENLSKEPLASFVSESFDTSVCGISTEHIEIENGGEGLRAQAGSETLGRDAEVSGNSDMHYELLSGDSDLDLLGDCRNAKCDLEDSCTLRGSYTRKKEDVPTDGCESSLNFHNHQGDWGCSSQVPGMEMSLPPGHWTTRVKKEEKCVPPYVQIRDLHGILRTYANFSVTKELKDTMRTSHSLRRHPSFTANCDLPSSWTSTWQVADDLTQNTLDLEYLRFAHKLKQTIKNGDSQHSASSTNVFPKELPTQISIGAFPLTKISEASILHPAPRSRSPLLVTVVESDPRPQGQPRRGYTASNLDNSSSWRERCSHNRDLTHSQRSQTVSFHLNKLKYNSTLKESRNDISLILNEYAEFNKVMKNSNQVVFQDKELNDASGEATAQVMYLPFPGRSISFEDIIIDLCSNLHIKLRSVVKEACKSTFLFYLVETEDKSFFVRTKNLLRKGGHTEIEPQHFCQAFHREDDTLIIIIRNEDISSHLHQIPSLLKLKHFPSVIFAGVDSPGDVLDHTYQELFRAGGFVITDDKILEAVTLVQLKEIIKILEKLNGNGKWKWLLHYRENKKLKEDERVDSTAHKKNMMLKSFQSANIIELLHYHQCDSRSSTKAEILKCLLNLQIQHIEARFAVFLTDKPTIPREVFENSGILVTDVNNFIENIEKVAAPFRTSYW